A genomic segment from Atribacterota bacterium encodes:
- a CDS encoding diphosphate--fructose-6-phosphate 1-phosphotransferase produces MKKNAVIGQLGGPTSVINSSLCGLIQAGLKSKKINHILGMRDGIIGLLEDKIIDLGTENPEVLQSLWQTPGSILGSCRYILKKDDFPLILKQLQKHNIGYVFLIGGNGTMQINKQIEQYCKEKNYQVCIIGIPKTVDNDLCGTDHAPGFASAARYTCLSVQQAGRLARDMQSVDKYVVFQTVGRDTGWLAASAALAKKKESDAPHLIYIPERPFSREGFLSDVEDCIKKYGWVYIVCGEGIKWKDDRFVASLHSENSNNDFEFGAMGGGSAALNLHKIIHQETDFRGEFQITESLSMCAIDRASRVDLEEAYACGVKAIKLAEESISGVMVSIIRTNSFPYQIKLSTVPFEDTALKIKPMDDKYINDCGNFVTKEYIDYIKPLVGKFPIYSELDYIKYK; encoded by the coding sequence ATGAAAAAAAATGCTGTTATTGGTCAGTTAGGTGGGCCAACCTCTGTAATTAATTCGAGTCTTTGCGGGCTCATTCAAGCAGGGCTTAAATCAAAAAAAATAAATCATATTTTGGGAATGAGAGACGGAATTATAGGTTTACTGGAAGATAAAATTATTGATCTGGGGACAGAAAACCCCGAAGTCCTTCAATCGCTCTGGCAAACCCCTGGCTCAATCCTGGGTTCTTGTAGATATATTCTGAAAAAAGATGATTTTCCTCTCATCCTGAAACAGCTTCAAAAACATAATATTGGTTATGTCTTTCTTATCGGAGGCAATGGAACCATGCAAATCAATAAGCAGATTGAACAATATTGTAAAGAAAAAAATTATCAGGTTTGCATAATCGGAATCCCAAAGACAGTAGATAATGATCTTTGTGGCACTGACCATGCCCCCGGATTTGCTTCTGCAGCACGATATACTTGTCTTTCGGTACAGCAGGCAGGCAGACTTGCCCGGGATATGCAGAGTGTAGATAAATATGTTGTTTTCCAGACTGTCGGAAGAGATACCGGCTGGCTGGCTGCTTCAGCAGCACTGGCAAAAAAAAAGGAATCAGATGCTCCTCATCTTATCTATATTCCCGAAAGACCTTTCTCCAGAGAAGGATTCCTGTCTGATGTAGAGGATTGTATAAAAAAATACGGATGGGTATATATAGTTTGCGGTGAAGGTATAAAATGGAAAGATGATAGATTTGTAGCCAGTCTGCATTCAGAGAATAGCAATAATGATTTTGAATTTGGAGCCATGGGTGGAGGAAGTGCTGCACTTAATTTACACAAGATTATCCATCAGGAAACAGATTTCAGAGGTGAATTCCAGATAACTGAGTCTTTATCCATGTGTGCTATAGACAGGGCAAGCAGGGTAGACCTGGAAGAAGCCTATGCCTGTGGAGTGAAAGCTATAAAGTTAGCCGAAGAGAGTATATCGGGAGTAATGGTTTCTATTATACGGACTAATTCTTTCCCTTATCAGATAAAATTAAGTACAGTTCCCTTTGAAGATACAGCCTTAAAAATAAAGCCAATGGATGATAAATATATTAATGACTGTGGAAACTTTGTAACTAAGGAATACATTGATTATATAAAACCACTAGTTGGGAAATTTCCCATATATAGTGAGTTGGATTATATAAAATATAAATAA
- a CDS encoding sugar ABC transporter ATP-binding protein produces the protein MKKNNPLLKVIKLRKTFPGVVALNNIDLEINEGEVHALVGENGAGKSTLIKSIVGAYKKDSGEIFFDNQKVDFNSPAQAFQSGISAIYQENSLIPQLTVIQNIFLGAEQFIRLGIIDEKKIYQQYLEITEQLGFELSPHDKVRDLGVAEQKLVEILKALIHKAKFIIMDEPTASLSADEIEHLFRIISELKSNHISILYITHLLGEVFRIADRITILRDGEKIDTVSTKEVDQEKVITMMVGETLKDAYTSKFTGHEKCLETVLKVENLKRKPRVNGISFKACAGEVLGIAGLRGAGKTELSRLIFGADKMESGQIFINEKPVQIQSPLDAVKQGISLVPEDRKKDALILMLELYKNITLPTLNQVLNNGIISPSKEYAIAKQAIEKLDIRTSGVKQITRYLSGGNQQKVAISKWLQTEPKVLIMDEPTQGIDVKAKLEIYNIVRKLAEAGVCIIFISSEVPEVIKVSDRILVLSNGVITDEFHQGVTQEEVMRTILKKSK, from the coding sequence GTGAAGTACATGCCCTGGTAGGAGAAAACGGAGCCGGAAAATCGACATTGATTAAATCAATAGTTGGTGCGTATAAAAAAGATTCAGGCGAAATCTTTTTTGATAACCAAAAAGTGGACTTTAATTCACCTGCCCAGGCTTTTCAAAGTGGAATCAGCGCGATTTATCAGGAAAACAGTCTGATACCACAATTAACTGTTATACAAAACATTTTTTTGGGAGCAGAGCAGTTCATCAGATTAGGCATAATTGATGAAAAAAAGATTTACCAGCAATATTTGGAGATTACCGAACAGCTGGGGTTTGAATTATCTCCTCATGATAAAGTAAGAGATTTGGGAGTAGCAGAACAAAAATTGGTAGAGATTTTAAAAGCCCTAATTCACAAAGCTAAATTTATTATTATGGACGAGCCGACTGCTTCCTTATCAGCAGATGAAATAGAACATCTTTTTAGAATCATTTCTGAACTAAAATCAAATCATATAAGTATTTTATATATCACCCATCTTTTAGGAGAAGTGTTCAGGATTGCAGACCGAATTACAATTTTAAGAGATGGTGAAAAAATAGATACTGTTTCTACCAAAGAGGTGGATCAGGAGAAAGTGATTACCATGATGGTCGGAGAGACTTTAAAAGATGCTTATACTTCTAAATTTACCGGACATGAAAAATGCCTGGAAACTGTCTTAAAGGTAGAGAACCTGAAGAGAAAACCCAGAGTAAACGGTATTTCATTTAAAGCTTGCGCAGGAGAGGTTCTTGGCATTGCAGGTCTCAGGGGGGCAGGAAAAACAGAGTTATCCAGGCTTATATTTGGAGCTGATAAGATGGAAAGCGGTCAAATTTTCATTAATGAAAAACCGGTCCAGATTCAATCACCCCTTGATGCTGTTAAACAAGGTATCTCACTGGTTCCGGAAGACAGGAAAAAAGATGCCCTTATTCTTATGTTAGAACTATATAAAAATATTACTCTTCCTACCCTGAACCAGGTTTTAAACAACGGAATTATTTCACCATCAAAAGAATATGCAATAGCAAAACAGGCGATAGAAAAATTGGACATAAGAACTTCCGGTGTTAAGCAGATTACAAGATATTTGAGTGGAGGGAATCAGCAGAAAGTTGCCATCTCTAAATGGTTGCAGACTGAACCCAAAGTTTTAATAATGGATGAACCCACTCAGGGAATTGATGTAAAAGCCAAGCTGGAGATTTATAATATTGTCCGTAAGCTGGCTGAAGCAGGTGTTTGTATTATATTTATATCTTCTGAAGTGCCGGAAGTAATAAAAGTCTCAGACAGGATATTAGTCTTAAGCAATGGTGTAATCACTGATGAATTTCATCAGGGCGTCACCCAGGAAGAAGTTATGAGAACTATATTGAAGAAAAGTAAATAA
- the nagB gene encoding glucosamine-6-phosphate deaminase translates to MNVVTVRNYRQLSVQAAQLVADQITQKKNTVLGLATGQTPIGMYQELINMFNKSEIDFSKITTFNLDEYYGLSSKHPQSYHYYMWNNFLKHINIKKENIHLLNGVTENIKEECNQYENLIQKNGGIDLQILGIGDNGHLGFNEPAIGLNSKTHLVNLSEATIRANSQYFNNIQEVPKQAITMGIGTIMKAKKIILLANGRKKAHAIERTIKGPVSTEVPATVLQLHQDVTIIIDQKAATDL, encoded by the coding sequence ATGAATGTTGTGACTGTCAGAAACTATCGCCAACTCAGTGTTCAAGCGGCTCAGCTGGTTGCCGACCAGATTACACAGAAGAAAAATACCGTCCTGGGTTTGGCTACTGGTCAAACCCCGATTGGAATGTATCAGGAACTGATTAACATGTTTAATAAAAGCGAAATAGATTTTTCTAAAATCACTACTTTTAACCTGGATGAATACTACGGCTTATCATCCAAACATCCACAGAGTTATCATTATTATATGTGGAATAACTTTTTAAAACATATCAACATCAAAAAAGAAAATATACACCTACTAAACGGGGTAACTGAAAATATTAAGGAAGAATGCAATCAATATGAAAATCTTATTCAAAAAAATGGCGGGATTGACCTGCAAATATTGGGTATTGGGGATAATGGACATCTGGGATTTAATGAACCTGCCATTGGTTTAAATAGCAAGACTCATCTGGTCAACTTATCAGAAGCAACCATCCGGGCAAATTCCCAGTATTTTAATAATATTCAAGAAGTACCCAAACAAGCGATTACTATGGGAATTGGAACTATAATGAAAGCAAAAAAAATTATCTTATTAGCCAATGGTAGAAAAAAAGCCCATGCAATTGAAAGAACTATTAAGGGACCTGTCAGCACTGAGG
- a CDS encoding ABC transporter permease translates to MKKNTNENLKKYWNLVSKNGILFIFLLLCILLSFITPGFLSWPNIINVLRQSSIIGIMAIGTTFVIIGGGFDISVGSLLALTAAMSVGLQHHMHWSLAVLLVLIIGAIFGFFNGFLTAKVHIPAIIATLGTMTIIRGLAYLYTGGYPVYVEAPDFAYIGTGYLGPIPFPIIILIIMVVLWQFILTRTRFGRYASALGGNKEAARLSGVKVDYYHILTFVVGGLMAAMAGIVYASRLLSVTPLAGQGYELDAIASTVIGGTSVSGGEGSVVRTLIGVLLLTIIANVFNLMGIHIYVQYVVKGAIILSAVGFDTYSKYRQ, encoded by the coding sequence ATGAAAAAAAATACAAATGAAAATTTAAAAAAATACTGGAATTTAGTAAGTAAAAACGGAATATTATTTATATTCTTATTATTATGCATTCTGTTATCTTTCATTACCCCGGGATTTTTGTCCTGGCCTAATATTATCAATGTACTCAGACAAAGCTCTATTATAGGAATAATGGCAATTGGAACAACCTTTGTCATTATCGGAGGAGGATTTGATATCTCAGTCGGGTCATTGCTTGCTTTAACAGCAGCTATGAGTGTTGGTCTGCAACACCATATGCACTGGAGCCTGGCTGTATTGCTTGTGTTAATAATAGGTGCCATTTTTGGATTTTTTAACGGCTTCTTAACAGCAAAAGTTCACATTCCGGCAATAATTGCCACACTGGGCACCATGACGATTATCAGAGGCCTGGCATACCTTTATACTGGTGGATATCCTGTTTATGTAGAGGCTCCGGATTTTGCCTATATAGGTACGGGGTACCTGGGACCAATACCATTCCCTATCATTATTCTTATTATAATGGTAGTTTTATGGCAATTTATTTTAACAAGAACCAGGTTTGGAAGATATGCCAGTGCACTTGGTGGAAATAAAGAAGCAGCAAGACTTTCAGGCGTGAAGGTAGATTATTATCATATTCTTACTTTTGTTGTAGGAGGTTTAATGGCTGCTATGGCCGGTATTGTTTATGCTTCACGGCTTTTATCAGTTACCCCTCTTGCCGGACAGGGTTATGAATTAGATGCAATTGCCTCTACAGTAATTGGAGGAACCAGTGTTTCCGGTGGTGAAGGTTCGGTTGTCAGGACACTCATTGGTGTTTTGTTACTGACCATTATTGCTAATGTATTCAATCTTATGGGTATACATATTTATGTTCAGTATGTCGTTAAAGGGGCTATAATCCTTTCAGCCGTAGGCTTTGATACCTATTCAAAATACCGGCAATAG